A DNA window from Vigna angularis cultivar LongXiaoDou No.4 chromosome 1, ASM1680809v1, whole genome shotgun sequence contains the following coding sequences:
- the LOC108337588 gene encoding protein FATTY ACID EXPORT 2, chloroplastic, whose translation MAESVGVGGLGVTGSTLPSFSFTRSHTLTPNISIFFRSQSHSPAFRYFTRYNPHLYAAVTSDSKATSLDLTQPDFDHTGGGSDANGNGNGSGGGGGGGGGEGGDNSKGEEGSGSDKKKMALLMSQKFTLAYAALVGVGGVMGFLKSGSQKSLLAGGLSASLLYYVYTELPGRPVFASSVGLGISAALLGVMGSRFKKSGKVFPAGVVSLVSLIMTGGYLHGIMRSAH comes from the exons ATGGCAGAGAGTGTAGGTGTAGGTGGGTTGGGTGTTACAGGTTCAACTCTTCCCTCATTCTCTTTCACAAGATCTCACACTCTTACTCCCAACATCTCCATATTCTTTCGCTCTCAATCTCATTCCCCTGCTTTCCGTTACTTCACGCGTTACAATCCCCACCTCTACGCCGCCGTCACTTCCGACTCCAAGGCCACTTCGCTTGACCTGACTCAACCCGATTTCGATCATACCGGTGGCGGTTCCGACGCTAACGGAAACGGTAACGGCTCTGGTGGCGGCGGAGGAGgcggaggaggagaaggaggtGATAACAGCAAGGGCGAGGAAGGATCGGGCAGTGACAAGAAGAAAATGGCTTTGTTAATGTCCCAGAAATTCACTCTAGCTTATGCTGCACTCGTCGGAG TGGGTGGTGTAATGGGTTTTCTCAAGAGTGGCAGTCAGAAGTCGCTTTTGGCTGGGGGTTTGTCTGCATCACTGCTATATTATGTATATACTGAGCTACCTGGAAGGCCTGTTTTTGCATCATCTGTGGGCCTTG GGATATCTGCTGCACTTCTAGGGGTGATGGGTTCTCGTTTCAAGAAATCAGGGAAGGTTTTTCCAGCAGGTGTTGTGTCACTTGTGTCGCTTATAATGACTGGTGGTTACTTGCATGGAATTATGCGTAGTGCCCACTAG
- the LOC108336073 gene encoding uncharacterized protein LOC108336073, with translation MLCFKLNLVGMKGLICLMWLSMWVSQSKGRLLSIPSKPDPNDAAATARWLVSLNFWGVLNTISSDLGGAPFGNVVSYSDGLPGAGTGIPYFYLTSLDPTARNALQNDKASFTVSEYPLGTCLKKDPMNPTCSKISLTGKLKLIDQNSKEAEFARKALFSKHPEMKGWPKDHNFQIFKLDIENIFLIDWFGGPKPLTVEQYLHPKMNNVAIIL, from the exons ATGTTGTGTTTCAAATTGAATTTGGTGGGAATGAAGggtttgatatgtttgatgtggTTGTCGATGTGGGTCTCTCAATCCAAAGGCCGATTACTGTCGATCCCGTCAAAACCCGACCCAAATGATGCTGCTGCCACTGCTCGTTGGCTCGTCTCTCTCAATTTCTGGGGAGTCCTGAA CACTATCTCATCTGATTTAGGTGGTGCTCCCTTTGG AAATGTAGTGTCGTATAGTGATGGACTCCCCGGTGCAGGCACCGGAATCCCTTACTTTTACTTGACAAGTCTGGACCCAACAGCAAGAAATGCACTGCAAAATGATAAAGCTTCATTCACAGTCAGTGAATACCCTCTTGGGACCTGTCTCAAGAAAGATCCGATGAACCCTACTTGCTCAAAAATTTCTCTAACTGGAAAG CTGAAATTGATTGATCAAAATTCCAAGGAAGCCGAATTTGCTAGAAAAGCCTTGTTCTCCAAGCATCCAGAGATGAAAG GCTGGCCGAAGGATCACAACTTTCAAATCTTCAAATtagatattgaaaatatatttctaattgATTGGTTCGGTGGTCCAAAACCACTCACAGTGGAACAGTACCTTCATCCCAAAAT GAACAATGTTGCCATCATTCTCTGA